Within the Methanofastidiosum sp. genome, the region AACTATTGCTAATGTCACAGCACTCCTTGTAACAATTAACTGGGATGGTCTTGGGATAAGTGAAGTAATCTGGACAATGATTGTAATAATTGTGGCATTGATTATAACTCTCTTAATGATTATCACAAGAAAGGACGTGGCATACAGTCTTGTTATAGTATGGGCATTATTGGGCATTTACATAAAGAGAACAGACCCATTATACGGTATTCAAAATGATGTAGCATTGACCGCTGTAGTTTGCACATTGATAATTGTATTAACTATAATTGTAGAAGTAGGTATGGATATCTTTATCAGAAAAAAATAAAATTTATTTAACCTTTTTCTTCATATCCTATGGGTACAACATAGAGGGGTATTTCATAACTTGATAAACCGGTAGTTTTTATTATTTCATTGTCGGAAAAAGCACCGACAGGACAAGAAGCAAGACCTAAAGATATCGCAGAAAGCTCTAGATTTTGGCAAGAGTGCCCAGCTTCCATAATTGTATATCTTATGCCCCGATTACCATACTTGTATTTCATTCTTTCAAAGTTAGCAGAAATAATAATTGAAATCGGTGCCTTAGAAATAAAGGCTTGACCCAGGCAATTTATTGCAATACTGCGTCTAGTATCTCCTTCTTTCACAAGCTCAAGACAGTTGGTAATTGGTACATATCTATAAACTCCTGCATTTATTTCTTCAAGGGATTCTTTACCTATTGCAATGTATATTGCTAGAGGATATAAAGCTCCAGCAGAAGGTACCGTTTTATACGGTCCATTATTTCTTACCCCGTAAGTAGCAAAAAGAAGATTGGATAACTGTTGAAATGAAATTCTAGATGACTTAAAACTTCTAACTGATTTTCTTTTGTACAAAATAGACTCAAGCGATTCTTCACCATCAATAGGATCATTAAGTTTTATCATAGTTATCCTCCCATGTGTAAAGGGAAGTATTTTGTGCTTTTTTCTTTTTTCCACCAAATAGGATTATTAGGATAGCTCCACCGACAAACCCTCCTAGATGTGCCATATATGCAACTCCTCCATAAGGATCGGTAAAATTGAATATTAATTGTAGAGCAAACCATATCACGAGATAGTAAAGAGCTTCAACTTTATAGATTCTTACAAATCCAAAAGGTATTATCGTACTAATCTTATTTTTTGGATAAAGAACAATATACGCACCTAGAACTCCAGATATAGCACCTGATGCGCCCACCGTTGGGATAATCGAATCGATATTAAATGCCATATGTGAAAGTGCCGCAACAATACCGCATAACAAATAGAAAATAAGATACTTTCCTTTTCCTATAGCTGCTTCGATATTGTCTCCAAATATTATAAGGAACCACATATTCCCAAGAAGATGTCCCCACCCTCCATGCATAAATTGGTGAGTAATAATTGTCCAAGGTTCTATGCCCATAAGAAAATTTCTTGGAACAAAAGAAAATATGTTATTTAATAAATCTCCAGTAAAAAAATTAATCGTAAATAACAAAATATTCGTGACTATCAAACCGTATGTTATATATGGTCTTTCCACAGAAATATTTTCGTCCGCGATAGGAAACATATTATTCTTGTGTTTGATTCATATTTATAAGGTTTTAGAATATTTCAACAATTGTTTTTATTTTGTTCTAAAAAGCTATAATATTGATTAAAATTCATTTTTAAACTCTATTTTAGCTTTATTAAGTAATTAGAAGAGAATTATGAATTTTTTATTTTTTTTATTAAGTTATTACTAATGAATTTCGTTTATAATATCTATTAAAGGATTAATGGCACTTTTAAACAATTAATTCCCTCCAAAACCCTTAAATACCCATTTTATAGTTTAAAACCATGGTGCCTAAAAAGGTGTTCTTCGTTAAAGGAAAAGGAGTTCACAAAGACCAACTTCAGTCTTTTGAGCTTGCACTTAGGGAAGCCGGAATTGAAAAAGCCAATCTTGTTTATGTTTCAAGTATTCTTCCACCCAATTGTGAAATTATTCCAAAGGAAGAAGGTTTAAAATGTTTAAAAGCAGGCCAAATTACTTTTTGCGTAATGGCAAGAAATGCTACAGATGAGCCACATAGGCAGTTGTCATCCGCTGTAGGGCTTGCAGTACCCTCAGAGAAAGGAACTTATGGATATTTAAGTGAAGTTCATATGTTTGGGCAAGACGAAAAATTTTCGGGTGATTACGCCGAAGACCTTGCTGCTACGATGCTAGCAACGACGTTGGGCATAGATTTTAATCCAGACACGGCTTGGGACGAAAGAAACGAGATATACAAAGCCAGCGGTAAAATCATTGATAGTGAAAGTATTGCAATTGCAACAAAAGGCGATTCATGCGGTAAATGGACAACTGTAATAGCCGCTGCAATATTCTTGATGGATTAACCATATCTTTATTTTAATTTACTTCTTTTCTTTAAATAGATTGTATATATACACTGTTCTCAATTATACCAAAAACTATTTAATATTAAAAACTCTCTATTATGTTATTTGTGGAGGTGTGTAAATTACTCTGGAATCAGATTTAATGGAGTTTTATGGGGCGGAATGCCCGACCTGTAAAGAAATAGAAAAACATTTACAAAAATTACAAGAAGAGGAAGGAATTGAAGTAACACGATTTGAGGTATGGCACAATGCAATAAATCAATCTATCATGATGAAATATGCAAAATCAAGGTGCATGGGAGTGCCTTTTTTATTTAATAAAAAAAATGAAAGTTTTCTTTGTGGCTTAAATGATTACGATGCAATTAAAAAATGGGCTAAGGGCGAAAAATAATTATACGTACAAAGGATTGAGAGGTGCTTGAATTATAATTGAAGATCAGGATCCCTTAAAAGAAAAAATGTTTCAAATAATAGACAGTAATGGAAAGCTTGTAGGATTAGATCCAAATTTAGATGAAAAACTTTTGAAAGAAATGTACTGGTGGATGGTATATGCGAGAATGGCAGATGATAAAGCTTTGAAACTTCAACGACAGGGTAGAATTGGCACATTTCCACCAACAACAGGACAGGAAGCAACACAAGTTGGCAGTGGCTTAGCAACAGATAAAGAAGATTGGATCTTTCCAGCTTTTCGAGAACTTGGAACTTATTTATTAAGAGGAATACCTCTAGAGAAGATGTTTCTTTACTTCATGGGTGATGTGAGGGGTAATATAATCCCTGAGAATGTTAGAAATTTACCTATGTATGTGCCAGTGAGTACACAAATTCCACAAGCTGTAGGTGCTGCATATGGAATGAAATTATCCAATAAAAAAAATGCGGCAGTATGTTATTTTGGTGATGGAGCTACATCAAAAGGAGATTTCAGTGAAGGATTGAATTTTGCAGGGATATTCAATACTCCAAATGTATTCATCTGCCAAAATAATCAATGGGCAATAAGTGTTCCAAGAAAAAAACAGACCGCATCAAAAACTATTGCACAAAAAGCTATTGCATATGGATTCCCAGGAATACTTGTAGATGGAAACGATGTTTTAGCCATGTACCTTGCTACAAAAGAAGCTCTCGAAAGAGCAAAAAGTGGCGATGGGCCTACACTTATTGAAGCGTATACTTACAGACTAAGAATGCATACAACTGCAGATGATCCAACAAGATACAGGACAGATGAAGAACTTAAAGAATGGGAACGAAGAGATCCTATAAATAGATTTAGGATATATCTTGAATCTTTAGGTATATGGTCAAAGGAATGGCAAAAAGAACTAGAAACTAAAGCGGAGGATATGATAAAAAAAGCTATTGAAAAAGCTGAAAATATTGAAGAGTTAAAGCCTGAAGATCTTTTTAGTTATATGTATTCAGATATGAATCCCTCTTTGACTGAACAACTTGATTATCTAAAGAAAATGTTAGCTACCAAGGAGATTGAAGAAAATTCTGAAAAAATTGAGGGGGGATTCCCATAAGCCAAATGAATATGGTCGAAGCAATTAACAATGCTTTGCATAACGAAATGAAAAGCGACGATAAAGTAGTCATTATCGGAGAAGACGTAGGTAAGGACGGAGGAGTCTTCAGAGTAACTGATGGATTAATCCAAAAATTTGGTGAAGATAGGGTGATAGATAGTCCTTTAGCTGAATCAGGAATAGTTGGATTTGCAATAGGTCTTGCACTTTATGGATTTAAACCGATTGCAGAAATTCAGTTTATGGGGTTTTTGTGGCCTTGTCTAGATCAACTTTCATCTCATGCTTCAAGAATTAGAAATAGGACATGGGGCAGATACAAAGTTCCCTTAGTTGTAAGAGCTCCATATGGAGGGGGAGTTCGAGCCTTAGAGCATCATGCCGAGAGTTTTGAAAGTATTCTTGCGCATATTCCGGGACTAAAAGTGGTAATCCCTTCAAACCCCTACGATGCAAAGGGGCTTTTGATTTCTTCAATAAGAGACCCAAATCCAGTTGTATTTTTAGAGCCAAAAAGGATCTATAGGGGCTTCAAAGAAGAAGTTCCAGAGGAAGCATACACAGAAGATATAGGTAAAGCCAAAGTGTTATTAGAAGGAGACGACTTAACATTAGTCGGATGGGGGTCCATTATTCCAAAGATCCTTAAGGCAAGAGAGTTAATGCTTGAAAAAGGGATAAATGCAGAAGTTATAGATATAAGATCTATCTCCCCATATGACTACCCTACAGTTCATCAATCTGTTGAGAAAACTGGAAGAATCGTAATTGTGCAAGAAGCTCCTCGAACATTAGGATTTGCATCAGAAATCATTTCAAGAATAAACGATAATGAAATGTTAAACCTAAAAGCACCTGCTTTTAGAGTTACAGGTTTTGACGTGCCTTTCCCGTATTATAAAATGGAAGAGTGGGCAATGCCAGACCTTGATAGAATTATAAAAGCTTCCAGGCAGGTCTTAAAATGGTAACAGAATTTAAATTTCCAGATGTCGGAGAAGGCATTAAAGAGGGAACAGTAAAAAAATGGCTTGTAAAAGAAGGGGATTATGTAAAAGAAGATCAAGTACTGGGAAACATTGAAACTGATAAAGCAGTAGTTGAAATCCCTTCTCCGGTAGAAGGTAAGATACTAAAGGTAAACATATCTGAAGGAAATATAGTTAAAGTTGGAGAATCGATGGTTGTTATTGGTGAAGAAGGAGAAAAAGTCCCTGAACCAGATAAAAAGCCATCAAATGTCAAAGAAGAAAAGAAAGCAACTAAATCAGGAGAAGCTATTCCAGCTCGAACTGAAACTAAAATACAAGCCCCGCCTTGGATTAGAAAACTTGCAACAGAAAGGGGAGTTGATTTGTCTCTTGTAATTCCAACAGGAGAAAATGGGAGAATTACCGAGCAAGACATACTTAATTCAGTTAAATCCGAACCAAAGATTAAAGTTAAACTTAATTATGATTTTTACGGACATATTGAGCATATTCCTTTTGGAGGCGTAAGAGAAGTAATTGCGAATAGACTATCTGAATCTCTTTATACGGCGCCACATGCAGTAGCAATTGATGAAGCAGATGTAACAGAGTTATGGAATCTAAGGAAAGGCATGAATGAAAAAATGCAAGAAAGTGGGATAAAACTAACATTTCTACCATTCATAATCAGGGCTTTGACGCATGCTCTACAAAAACATCCTTTGATAAACTCCGAACTTGATTTAGAGAATAAAGACATAATCCTAAAGAAATACTACAATTTAGGAGTTGCTGTTGATACAAACGAAGGACTTAAGGTATTAGTCTTAAAAAAATGTGAGGATAAGAACTTATTACAAATACAACAAGAAATTGTCGAGCTTTCTGAAAAAGCAAGAGAAGGCACAATAGATCTTGCCGATCTCAAAGGAAGCACTTTCTCCATAACAAACTATGGATCAATAGGAGGTATGTATGGCATGCCCATTATAAATCCACCAGAAGCTGCTATTTTAGGAATAGGAAAGATTAAAGAATTGCCGAGAGTTATTGATGGAAAAATAGTTGCAAGAAGGGTAATGGGTTTAACTGTTTCTTTTGACCATAGAATTCTTGACGGTGCAGAAGTTGCAAGATTTATTACTACATTGACTCAGTATCTTGAGAATCCTTGGATGATACTTCT harbors:
- a CDS encoding SagB/ThcOx family dehydrogenase, which produces MIKLNDPIDGEESLESILYKRKSVRSFKSSRISFQQLSNLLFATYGVRNNGPYKTVPSAGALYPLAIYIAIGKESLEEINAGVYRYVPITNCLELVKEGDTRRSIAINCLGQAFISKAPISIIISANFERMKYKYGNRGIRYTIMEAGHSCQNLELSAISLGLASCPVGAFSDNEIIKTTGLSSYEIPLYVVPIGYEEKG
- a CDS encoding rhomboid family intramembrane serine protease, translated to MFPIADENISVERPYITYGLIVTNILLFTINFFTGDLLNNIFSFVPRNFLMGIEPWTIITHQFMHGGWGHLLGNMWFLIIFGDNIEAAIGKGKYLIFYLLCGIVAALSHMAFNIDSIIPTVGASGAISGVLGAYIVLYPKNKISTIIPFGFVRIYKVEALYYLVIWFALQLIFNFTDPYGGVAYMAHLGGFVGGAILIILFGGKKKKAQNTSLYTWEDNYDKT
- a CDS encoding arginine decarboxylase, pyruvoyl-dependent, producing MVPKKVFFVKGKGVHKDQLQSFELALREAGIEKANLVYVSSILPPNCEIIPKEEGLKCLKAGQITFCVMARNATDEPHRQLSSAVGLAVPSEKGTYGYLSEVHMFGQDEKFSGDYAEDLAATMLATTLGIDFNPDTAWDERNEIYKASGKIIDSESIAIATKGDSCGKWTTVIAAAIFLMD
- the pdhA gene encoding pyruvate dehydrogenase (acetyl-transferring) E1 component subunit alpha, with protein sequence MFQIIDSNGKLVGLDPNLDEKLLKEMYWWMVYARMADDKALKLQRQGRIGTFPPTTGQEATQVGSGLATDKEDWIFPAFRELGTYLLRGIPLEKMFLYFMGDVRGNIIPENVRNLPMYVPVSTQIPQAVGAAYGMKLSNKKNAAVCYFGDGATSKGDFSEGLNFAGIFNTPNVFICQNNQWAISVPRKKQTASKTIAQKAIAYGFPGILVDGNDVLAMYLATKEALERAKSGDGPTLIEAYTYRLRMHTTADDPTRYRTDEELKEWERRDPINRFRIYLESLGIWSKEWQKELETKAEDMIKKAIEKAENIEELKPEDLFSYMYSDMNPSLTEQLDYLKKMLATKEIEENSEKIEGGFP
- a CDS encoding alpha-ketoacid dehydrogenase subunit beta — translated: MSQMNMVEAINNALHNEMKSDDKVVIIGEDVGKDGGVFRVTDGLIQKFGEDRVIDSPLAESGIVGFAIGLALYGFKPIAEIQFMGFLWPCLDQLSSHASRIRNRTWGRYKVPLVVRAPYGGGVRALEHHAESFESILAHIPGLKVVIPSNPYDAKGLLISSIRDPNPVVFLEPKRIYRGFKEEVPEEAYTEDIGKAKVLLEGDDLTLVGWGSIIPKILKARELMLEKGINAEVIDIRSISPYDYPTVHQSVEKTGRIVIVQEAPRTLGFASEIISRINDNEMLNLKAPAFRVTGFDVPFPYYKMEEWAMPDLDRIIKASRQVLKW
- a CDS encoding 2-oxo acid dehydrogenase subunit E2, translated to MVTEFKFPDVGEGIKEGTVKKWLVKEGDYVKEDQVLGNIETDKAVVEIPSPVEGKILKVNISEGNIVKVGESMVVIGEEGEKVPEPDKKPSNVKEEKKATKSGEAIPARTETKIQAPPWIRKLATERGVDLSLVIPTGENGRITEQDILNSVKSEPKIKVKLNYDFYGHIEHIPFGGVREVIANRLSESLYTAPHAVAIDEADVTELWNLRKGMNEKMQESGIKLTFLPFIIRALTHALQKHPLINSELDLENKDIILKKYYNLGVAVDTNEGLKVLVLKKCEDKNLLQIQQEIVELSEKAREGTIDLADLKGSTFSITNYGSIGGMYGMPIINPPEAAILGIGKIKELPRVIDGKIVARRVMGLTVSFDHRILDGAEVARFITTLTQYLENPWMILLD